The Myxococcus xanthus DNA window CACTACTGCGTCAGGGCCCCGACGGGTGGACGGGGAGATCGGGTGGGCTGCGCGAGGAGCGTGGGTGGTTGGAGCGGTGGCAGGTGGGGCAGCGCGGCAGCCAGGTGGCAATCCCCCGGGCCATGGCGAGCCGAGCGGTGATGAAGCTGTCGCGGAAATGGCGCTCAGGCCGAGAGTGGCTGCGCGTAGGCTTCAGCCGCCCCTCGGGCCGAGGGGGGAAAACGCCGCACGCGTTCAGCCACGATGAACGCGTAGCAGCACAGTGCTACCGAAACATGGTGGTGCCAGCCAGGGAAGCGGCGGCCTTCATAATGGTCCAAACCCAGTTCGCCCTTGAGTTCCTCGTAGACGCGCTCGGTTCTCCAGCGTTGCATCACCAAGCGGATGAGTTGCTTCTTCGTCCTGAAACCTGGAAGGGAAACCAGGAAGGAATTGGCGGGCTCGGCCTCACCGTCCCTCCACTCAATGAGTAGCCACAGCGGCTCTTGCTCGCGCTGGGGTACACCCGCGGCGACGACTCGGCGCAGGGCGAAGCGCGCCGACAAGTCCCTCTGGGGGCCCTGCCGCCAGGTGCACCGACGAAATCCCCCTCGCTCGTGAATGTGCAAGGCCAGGGCTGAAACGCTGCGCACATTGCCGCGGGGCCGTCCCTGGGCATCCAGCACGCTGACAGTCGTTTGAGGGTCCACTGCGACTGCGTAGTGCAACCCCAACGCGCGCAGGTGCGCACGAAACTGACTGGAAGTGCCATAGGCAGTGTCCCCCAGGATGACGCCCGGAGGGGCACCGTCCTGCACGGCCCGCTCAATCATTTGCAGCGCCAGTTGAGGCTTCGTCTTGAAGGGGACATCGTCGGGGATGCGAGCCTCGCGGCGGCGAGCCGCGTCGTTGGTCCAGCACTCGGGCAGG harbors:
- a CDS encoding IS701 family transposase; this translates as MNAAAVQRLERYFQQIGEVLGEESRRGSFALYAMGLLGEGERKSVEPIAARACPDPERVDAMHQRLLHFAVDSRWSDRDVRRQAARYALEAMTRREPVEAWIVDDTGFLKQGKHSVGVQRQYTGSAGKVANCQIGVSLSVATRTEHLPLDFELYLPECWTNDAARRREARIPDDVPFKTKPQLALQMIERAVQDGAPPGVILGDTAYGTSSQFRAHLRALGLHYAVAVDPQTTVSVLDAQGRPRGNVRSVSALALHIHERGGFRRCTWRQGPQRDLSARFALRRVVAAGVPQREQEPLWLLIEWRDGEAEPANSFLVSLPGFRTKKQLIRLVMQRWRTERVYEELKGELGLDHYEGRRFPGWHHHVSVALCCYAFIVAERVRRFPPSARGAAEAYAQPLSA